The following DNA comes from Macrobrachium rosenbergii isolate ZJJX-2024 chromosome 37, ASM4041242v1, whole genome shotgun sequence.
TGGTATGGAAAGAGATTCTGTAAAAGGCAGGGGATTAAAAGAGAGGATATAGAGTTGGAAAAACTGATGGAGCAAGGAAGACACATTAGGAGCCTCTAGAGGTAATGTATCAGACGAGCTGACCCCATACAGTTACTGAAAAGACAGAACAGGAAATTTTGACTTGATAAGAGAACAGGTACTTTGATAATCCttaatcaaaaagaaataaaattaaagataccATCAAGTAAGTTCTAAGGAAAAACTAATGTTATtgaaaagacagaaaaggaaaTCTTGGCTAGATAAGAGAATAGGTACTCTGATAATCCTTAACCAAAAAGAGATAAAACTAAAGATACGATCAAGTAAGTTCTAAGGAAAAACTAATGAGGTTTTTTCAACAGCAAATTTGCCGAAGACCAACGAGAAGAAGCACAATCCAAGCTGTTGGagatgtaaattaaataatttaggtAGTAGGTTGGCCAAGGCACCAACCGCCCGTTGAGACACTACCACTAGAGATTTAGGATCCTGCCGGGACTGGCCAGACAGTCTGATGGTGGATTTTGTCTCTAGGCAcggctttttttcttttgccctcACTTACACAGAACATTCTGGCATATTCTCGACACATTCTCCTCTTTCCTCAGACATTTGACAAAACAGAATACGTCACAGATTTCACTTCATCACATTATTTTCATACCTCAGATATAAGGATGAGAAACCTTTTACATATTTCCTCCCGTACAGCTTCTATTTTAGCTGCAGATGAAAGAACCGTTGGCATATAAGAAACTATATTATCTCAATGCCTTCTGAGTCATGAGTGAAAGATaaggaaattaaagtttttttgccACATTTTTTCCCTCACGCAAACATTACTGCAGAGGTGCTGATCCTccactaattttcttttatcctgtttttttttttactctgattcGTCTTCACTGGGCTTCCCCAGCCGTTATCTGTAAAGCACTCCCATTgtcttctttaattttcatctcaCATAAAGGGCTCCTCTCTTTTAAGCCTCTTTCATAATTTACCTCCACAAAATCTTCATTCTAGAGCAGATCTGACGCCTTCAATTTATCAGCTGTTCCTCTTATTCCTTAGTTACTTCTTTTGAATCTCAAACGTCAACAAAAACCAACTTTCCAGCTAATAATTCCATCTACCTTCTCTTTCGCCCTTACTCTTCTGCAATATCATCCATTTAAGTATTCACCAATTTTAGCATTTGGAATTATGAATCCAAGGGTCAGTCAGCTGGATTAGCTCTGCGTACCATTCACATCACTCCGTGTTCTTTGCCGTCTTCTGTATTCCCTAGTTAATTTGTAAAGCCTCTGTTAACAGGCTAGTTTGGTCAGCACTTCTCAAGAGAAGTAAATCAAGAAGTAAATCACCAGCCTTCCTCGCTCGGTAAAACTAGTAAAGACTTtaaaacaacaatagtaacaTTTAATTAATAACTTTATTCATTTGTTGATATATCACACAGAGGGCTACACTTTACATATCAAGTATTATAAGCAGAATACACCAAGAACTTGTGCCGACCTCCTCCACGTGACAGAAGtgaaaaattgtaatgaaaatgggTTAGGACAATGTCAGAATCAGTAAAAACACCACAACATTCTACGTCACAAgagacattttcattcattcattttggtGGGGGGGGAAGATTACAATAACTTGCTTACAACTACACACAGCGCatgatgaacaaaaaaaaaaagtattttaaacctCTTAGTTTCAAAAGTAAGTAGACACTACTTTAGGTTACACCAATTAAACCCTTCTACCAGACCCGGTGACCATCACCAAAAAAATTTACCCGTCATGAAGACATTGTTCAGAATGAGGTGTGAACATAAATGGATacagaaagtatactttgaaaaaggAATTGAACTAATGAAGATAGTAGTGATTTATGTAAACTAAGGTTAATCAAGGGCGTGATTTCATACGGCCGGTGCTTCCCCTCGGTGCCATGACAGTTATCAACCTAACATATAGGAGTCGGGTCGTCCAGAAGGAGCTTTAGTACTAACGAGCCCGCCCTACGATATAATTGTGACCGCAACCGAGTTCGTTGCTACCTGGGTAGCAGCCCGTCCTAACCTGCGTCTGTAGCTGTTGAGGCTTCGTCACCGGGAGCCCAGCGTAGGCGAACCCAGCTGGAAAGTCGTAGTTCAAGTGCTTGTTGTAATAGTAGTAAGGGGAAGTGTATCCTCCCGTTAACGTGTTTGCCGTTCGGTGATACGGATGGTGCACCTGGAGCGAGGAAGATGTCAGAGCCTCAGAGGAAACTCTTCTAGGCGTAAGCTGAGTCTGCTGAACTGGAAGCTGTTGGCTCAAGGCTTGCTGCTGAGCTGCCAGCTGCCTCTGCAGCTCTTCCAGTTTCTGCTGCTGGACTCTCAGGGCTTCCCTCTGCTGTTCCAGCTGCGCCTGCTGTCGCTGGAACTCCTCTAGAGCCGAGGTGTCCTGAATCTGATTGTATTGCTGCGACTGTTGCGCCAGTTGCGGCTGGTGGCCTATTCCAGACCCACCGgtcagtggaggaggaatgtcgaattCGCTCGTGCCCTCGAAGGCTCCCGTGAGAGCAGGGGCACCGTAGACCTTGGAGGCAGGGGTATCTGGACTGATCGGGAGGTCATTGCCCAAGACCCGGAAGC
Coding sequences within:
- the LOC136825407 gene encoding uncharacterized protein; this encodes MRILVLLPLCISCLGRWQVDAAGELRQVSSGGVVYAAAPEERGAYAVGGSKGQSHYGYNTGTGIAKVEVRRPDGSVVGSYRYFDPNGKQVVRSYIADNNGFRVLGNDLPISPDTPASKVYGAPALTGAFEGTSEFDIPPPLTGGSGIGHQPQLAQQSQQYNQIQDTSALEEFQRQQAQLEQQREALRVQQQKLEELQRQLAAQQQALSQQLPVQQTQLTPRRVSSEALTSSSLQVHHPYHRTANTLTGGYTSPYYYYNKHLNYDFPAGFAYAGLPVTKPQQLQTQVRTGCYPGSNELGCGHNYIVGRAR